The following are encoded in a window of Novosphingobium sp. ZN18A2 genomic DNA:
- the rplE gene encoding 50S ribosomal protein L5, producing MADKYTPRLRQKYDEQIAKAMTEKFGYKNLLEVPKIEKITLNMGVGEASQDKKKVQTAAAEMELIAGQKPVITKAKKSIAQFKLREGMPIGCKVTLRRERMYEFLDRLITIAMPRIRDFRGLNPKSFDGRGNYAMGLKEQIIFPEISYDQIEKVRGMDIIVTTTAKTDEEARELLRLFGFPFPQDAAEQQQAA from the coding sequence ATGGCTGATAAGTACACGCCCCGCCTTCGCCAGAAGTACGACGAGCAGATCGCCAAGGCGATGACCGAAAAATTCGGTTACAAGAACCTGCTCGAAGTGCCGAAGATCGAGAAGATCACGCTCAACATGGGCGTGGGCGAAGCGAGCCAGGACAAGAAGAAGGTCCAGACGGCGGCCGCCGAAATGGAACTGATCGCCGGACAGAAGCCGGTGATCACCAAGGCGAAGAAGTCGATCGCGCAGTTCAAGCTGCGTGAAGGCATGCCAATCGGTTGCAAGGTCACCCTGCGCCGCGAACGCATGTACGAGTTCCTCGATCGCCTGATTACGATCGCGATGCCCCGCATCCGCGACTTCCGGGGGCTGAACCCCAAGTCGTTCGACGGACGCGGCAACTATGCGATGGGTCTGAAGGAGCAGATCATCTTTCCGGAGATCAGCTACGACCAGATCGAGAAGGTGCGTGGCATGGACATCATCGTCACCACCACTGCCAAGACCGACGAGGAAGCGCGCGAGCTGCTGCGCCTGTTCGGTTTCCCCTTCCCGCAGGATGCTGCCGAACAGCAGCAGGCCGCGTGA
- the rpsN gene encoding 30S ribosomal protein S14 → MAKLSSINKNERRKKLVEKYAAKYAALKAIADDESVDETERLMARLKMAKLPRNANPTRVRNRCTTTGRPRGYYRKFGLCRVELRDLANKGLIPGVTKSSW, encoded by the coding sequence ATGGCGAAACTGAGTTCGATCAACAAGAACGAGCGTCGCAAGAAGCTCGTTGAGAAGTACGCGGCGAAGTATGCTGCGCTGAAGGCCATTGCCGACGACGAGTCGGTTGACGAGACCGAACGCCTGATGGCGCGACTCAAGATGGCGAAACTTCCGCGCAACGCGAACCCCACCCGCGTGCGCAACCGCTGCACCACCACCGGCCGTCCGCGCGGCTACTATCGCAAGTTCGGGCTTTGCCGCGTCGAACTGCGCGATCTCGCCAACAAGGGGCTTATCCCCGGCGTGACCAAGTCGAGCTGGTAA
- the rpsH gene encoding 30S ribosomal protein S8 — translation MAMTDPLGDMLTRIRNGQRAKKDSVLSPASKIRARVLEVLQREGYIRGYSEDATGVHPQLRIELKYFEGEPAIKHVQRVSKPGRRVYSGSKELPVVRNGLGITIVSTPKGVLSDAEARAQNVGGEVLAEVF, via the coding sequence ATGGCGATGACCGATCCCCTGGGTGACATGCTCACCCGTATCCGCAACGGCCAGCGGGCGAAGAAGGACTCCGTCCTGTCCCCGGCCTCCAAGATCCGCGCGCGCGTTCTCGAAGTGCTGCAGCGCGAAGGCTATATCCGTGGCTACAGTGAGGACGCGACCGGCGTTCATCCGCAGCTGCGCATCGAGCTGAAGTATTTCGAGGGCGAGCCTGCCATCAAGCATGTGCAGCGCGTCTCGAAGCCCGGCCGCCGCGTCTATTCGGGTTCGAAGGAACTTCCGGTGGTGCGCAACGGCCTTGGCATCACCATCGTCTCGACGCCGAAGGGCGTGCTCTCGGATGCCGAGGCACGTGCCCAGAACGTCGGCGGCGAAGTGCTTGCGGAGGTGTTCTGA
- the rplF gene encoding 50S ribosomal protein L6 encodes MSRIGKRPVTIPSGVTADIKDGQLTVKGPKGTLSLGLSDMVTYDVQDGAISVQPANDGKAARSHWGMQRTLVSNLVEGVTQGFSKTLEISGVGYRAQAQGRKLKLQLGYSHDVDFDVPEGVEVKTPDNTTVEISGIDKQMVGQVAAEIRRWRKPEPYKGKGIKYRGEYIFRKEGKKK; translated from the coding sequence ATGAGCCGCATCGGCAAGAGGCCGGTGACGATCCCGAGCGGCGTCACCGCTGACATCAAGGATGGCCAGCTTACCGTGAAAGGCCCCAAGGGCACGCTTTCGCTGGGCCTGTCCGACATGGTGACCTATGACGTGCAGGACGGCGCGATCTCGGTCCAGCCGGCGAACGACGGCAAGGCCGCCCGCAGTCACTGGGGCATGCAGCGCACGCTGGTGTCCAACCTGGTCGAAGGCGTGACGCAGGGCTTCTCGAAGACGCTCGAGATCAGCGGCGTCGGCTATCGTGCGCAGGCGCAGGGCCGCAAGCTCAAGCTGCAGCTCGGCTATTCGCACGATGTCGATTTCGACGTTCCCGAAGGTGTCGAGGTCAAGACCCCGGATAACACGACGGTCGAGATTTCCGGCATCGACAAGCAGATGGTCGGCCAGGTCGCGGCCGAGATCCGTCGCTGGCGCAAGCCCGAACCCTACAAGGGCAAGGGCATCAAGTACCGCGGCGAATATATCTTCCGCAAGGAAGGGAAGAAGAAGTAA
- the rplR gene encoding 50S ribosomal protein L18 — protein MAKVSLFDRRRRRVRSALRARSAGRPRLSVHRTGRHIYAQIIDDAEGRTVAAASTLVKGQKNVGANVDSAAKVGKEIAEKAKAAGITTVVFDRGGFLFHGRVKALADAAREGGLEF, from the coding sequence ATGGCCAAGGTTTCTCTCTTCGATCGCCGCCGGCGCCGCGTGCGCAGCGCGCTTCGTGCCCGTTCCGCCGGCCGTCCCCGCCTGTCGGTGCACCGCACCGGCCGCCACATCTATGCCCAGATCATCGATGATGCGGAGGGCCGCACCGTGGCCGCCGCCTCTACCCTGGTCAAAGGGCAGAAGAACGTGGGCGCCAACGTCGATTCCGCCGCCAAGGTCGGCAAGGAAATCGCCGAAAAGGCCAAGGCCGCCGGCATCACCACCGTCGTGTTCGATCGCGGCGGCTTCCTGTTCCATGGCCGCGTCAAGGCGCTGGCCGACGCCGCTCGCGAAGGCGGGCTGGAGTTCTGA
- the rpsE gene encoding 30S ribosomal protein S5: MMADENETPTPTPAVTETTEAADTQSTASGDAQPQAQPQQREGRGRGRGRGNDRGGRGRRDDRRGRGGDDDGGEELIEKLVHINRVSKTVKGGKRFGFAALVVVGDGKGRVGFGHGKAREVPEAITKATASAKKKMVRVPLKEGRTLHHDGKGRFGAGKVNVRTAPAGTGIIAGGPMRAVFESLGVADVVTKSVGTSNPYNMIRATFDALTNQTSPKSVAQRRGKKVADLLGRGGASEAEAEAAAEAIAE; encoded by the coding sequence ATGATGGCTGACGAAAACGAAACCCCGACCCCGACGCCGGCCGTGACCGAAACGACCGAAGCCGCGGACACCCAGTCGACCGCTTCGGGCGACGCGCAGCCCCAGGCCCAGCCGCAGCAGCGCGAAGGCCGTGGACGTGGCCGTGGACGCGGCAATGATCGCGGTGGCCGTGGCCGGCGTGACGATCGTCGCGGCCGTGGCGGTGACGACGACGGCGGCGAGGAGCTGATCGAAAAGCTCGTCCACATCAACCGCGTGTCGAAGACCGTGAAGGGCGGCAAGCGCTTCGGTTTCGCCGCGCTGGTCGTTGTGGGCGACGGCAAGGGCCGCGTGGGCTTTGGCCACGGCAAGGCCCGCGAGGTTCCCGAAGCGATCACCAAGGCGACCGCTTCGGCCAAGAAGAAGATGGTTCGCGTTCCGCTCAAGGAAGGCCGGACGCTGCATCACGACGGCAAGGGCCGTTTCGGTGCGGGCAAGGTCAATGTCCGGACGGCCCCGGCCGGTACGGGCATCATCGCGGGCGGCCCGATGCGCGCCGTGTTCGAGAGCCTGGGCGTTGCCGACGTGGTGACCAAGTCGGTCGGCACTTCGAACCCCTACAACATGATCCGCGCCACCTTCGACGCGCTGACCAACCAGACTTCACCGAAGTCTGTGGCCCAGCGTCGTGGCAAGAAGGTTGCCGACCTGCTGGGTCGCGGCGGCGCGAGCGAAGCCGAGGCTGAAGCCGCGGCCGAAGCTATCGCGGAGTAA
- the rpmD gene encoding 50S ribosomal protein L30 — translation MAQSKKKTIKVKQIGSPIRRPEAQKKILIGLGLGKMHKVVELEDTAEVRGAIAKLPHMVAVVD, via the coding sequence ATGGCCCAGAGCAAGAAGAAGACCATCAAGGTCAAGCAGATCGGTTCGCCGATCCGCCGCCCCGAGGCGCAGAAGAAGATCCTCATCGGCCTCGGCCTTGGCAAGATGCACAAGGTTGTAGAGCTTGAGGATACCGCCGAAGTACGCGGCGCGATCGCCAAGCTTCCGCACATGGTGGCGGT